A window from Leifsonia shinshuensis encodes these proteins:
- a CDS encoding sugar ABC transporter permease, which produces MSTSNVVAPSSTKAGRNGTPPVRAGVKKNRQQQSRWAFYLIIPTLVLLAIVIGYPVVSAIVMSFQKDAGLDPATGLFVQGGFAGFQNYAHWLFQQCMGPNGTTISCPPGNLGSSFWSAVFVTFFFTVTTVVLETLLGLWFALIMNRAFRGRGFVRAAILIPWAIPTAVTAKLWFFIFSVAGVANAVIGAHILWTSDEWASRFAVIIADTWKTTPFMALLILAGLQVIPEDVYEAAKVDGAGTLQRFWRVTLPLLKPALMVAILFRVLDALRIYDLPQILTGGGGGTGHATTTLSILVVDQIRQGFNSAAALSTITFIIIFLVAFIFVRLLGTNVVRTQETQQKGAK; this is translated from the coding sequence ATGTCAACGTCGAACGTCGTCGCCCCCTCATCCACGAAGGCCGGTCGCAACGGAACACCGCCGGTCCGCGCCGGTGTGAAGAAGAACCGCCAACAGCAGAGCCGCTGGGCGTTCTACCTCATCATCCCCACGCTGGTCCTCCTCGCCATCGTCATCGGCTACCCGGTGGTCAGCGCCATCGTCATGTCCTTCCAGAAGGACGCCGGCCTCGACCCGGCGACCGGCCTGTTCGTGCAGGGCGGTTTCGCGGGCTTCCAGAACTACGCGCACTGGCTGTTCCAGCAGTGCATGGGCCCGAACGGCACCACCATCAGCTGCCCGCCCGGCAACCTGGGCTCCAGCTTCTGGAGCGCCGTCTTCGTCACCTTCTTCTTCACCGTGACGACCGTGGTCCTCGAGACGCTGCTGGGCCTCTGGTTCGCGCTGATCATGAACCGCGCGTTCCGCGGCCGCGGCTTCGTCCGCGCGGCGATCCTCATCCCGTGGGCCATCCCGACCGCCGTCACCGCCAAGCTGTGGTTCTTCATCTTCTCGGTCGCGGGTGTCGCCAACGCCGTCATCGGCGCGCACATCCTCTGGACCAGCGACGAGTGGGCCTCCCGGTTCGCGGTCATCATCGCCGACACCTGGAAGACGACGCCGTTCATGGCGCTGCTCATCCTCGCCGGCCTGCAGGTGATCCCCGAGGATGTCTACGAGGCGGCGAAGGTCGACGGCGCCGGCACCCTGCAGCGGTTCTGGCGCGTGACGCTCCCGCTGCTCAAGCCCGCGCTGATGGTCGCCATCCTGTTCCGCGTGCTCGACGCGCTCCGCATCTACGACCTGCCGCAGATCCTCACCGGAGGCGGTGGTGGAACAGGCCATGCCACCACGACCCTGTCGATCCTGGTCGTCGACCAGATCAGGCAGGGCTTCAACAGCGCAGCGGCGCTCTCGACCATCACGTTCATCATCATCTTCCTGGTCGCCTTCATCTTCGTCCGATTGCTCGGCACGAACGTGGTCCGAACGCAGGAGACTCAGCAGAAGGGGGCGAAGTGA
- a CDS encoding ABC transporter substrate-binding protein, with the protein MKAARLSVIAGVALVGLTLAGCTGGGGSGSGGGDAGANTDSKGPITYVQGKDNSNVVRPLIEKWNKAHPNEKVTFKEQTDQADQQHDDLVQHFQAKDPNYDVVDVDVVWTGEFAAKGWLQPLTGTFKMDNSSLLAPTVKSGTYNGTQYAAPQTSDGGILYYRKDLVPTPPKTWDDMLKDCDIAKAKGIGCYAGQFAQYEGLTVNVAEAINTNGGTIVGEDGKKVTVDSSEAKEGLGRLVDGFKNGQIPAEAITYQEEQGRQAFEAGKLMFLRNWPYVYNLAKTDGSSTVKDTFGIAPLPGVSADKPGVSSLGGHNAAISVYSKHKATAFEFLKFLQSEETQKFFVTQGSLAPVVASLYDDAALNSQLPYLSTLKTSIENAVPRPVSPFYPAITKAVQDNAYAALKGDKTVDQALKDMSSAIQTATAG; encoded by the coding sequence ATGAAAGCAGCACGTCTCTCCGTGATCGCCGGTGTGGCCCTGGTGGGTCTGACACTGGCCGGATGCACCGGTGGCGGCGGTTCGGGAAGCGGCGGCGGCGACGCCGGCGCCAACACCGACAGCAAGGGCCCGATCACCTACGTGCAGGGCAAGGACAACTCCAACGTCGTCCGGCCGCTGATCGAGAAGTGGAACAAGGCTCACCCGAACGAGAAGGTCACGTTCAAGGAGCAGACCGACCAGGCCGACCAGCAGCACGACGACCTCGTGCAGCACTTCCAGGCCAAGGACCCCAACTACGACGTCGTCGACGTCGACGTGGTGTGGACCGGCGAGTTCGCGGCCAAGGGCTGGCTCCAGCCGCTGACCGGCACGTTCAAGATGGACAACTCGTCCCTGCTGGCCCCGACCGTCAAGTCGGGCACCTACAACGGCACGCAGTACGCGGCGCCGCAGACCTCGGACGGCGGCATCCTGTACTACCGCAAGGACCTGGTCCCGACCCCGCCGAAGACGTGGGACGACATGCTCAAGGACTGCGACATCGCCAAGGCGAAGGGCATCGGCTGCTACGCCGGTCAGTTCGCTCAGTACGAGGGCCTGACCGTGAACGTCGCCGAGGCGATCAACACCAACGGCGGCACGATCGTCGGTGAGGACGGCAAGAAGGTCACCGTCGACAGCAGCGAGGCGAAGGAGGGCCTCGGCCGCCTGGTGGACGGCTTCAAGAACGGGCAGATCCCGGCCGAGGCGATCACCTACCAGGAGGAGCAGGGCCGGCAGGCGTTCGAGGCCGGCAAGCTGATGTTCCTGCGCAACTGGCCGTACGTGTACAACCTGGCCAAGACCGACGGCTCGTCGACGGTCAAGGACACCTTCGGGATCGCGCCGCTTCCGGGCGTCTCCGCGGACAAGCCGGGCGTCTCCAGCCTGGGCGGCCACAACGCGGCGATCAGCGTGTACTCGAAGCACAAGGCGACCGCGTTCGAGTTCCTGAAGTTCCTGCAGAGCGAAGAGACCCAGAAGTTCTTCGTGACCCAGGGCTCGCTCGCTCCGGTGGTCGCGTCGCTGTACGACGACGCCGCGCTGAACAGCCAGCTGCCGTACCTGTCCACCCTGAAGACGTCGATCGAGAACGCCGTGCCGCGTCCCGTCTCGCCGTTCTACCCGGCGATCACCAAGGCCGTTCAGGACAACGCGTACGCAGCCCTGAAGGGCGACAAGACGGTCGACCAGGCGCTGAAGGACATGTCCTCGGCGATCCAGACCGCAACCGCAGGCTGA
- a CDS encoding nuclear transport factor 2 family protein, whose translation MPTTTELLSANLREVFGNRDAASRRAAIERVYAEDVVFTDPEGAVTGWDALEAKAAGLLAGAPESFAFAEDGPVYLGPSSGALAWTFGPEGAPVARGIDVIEVRDDRIVALRTLLA comes from the coding sequence GTGCCCACGACCACCGAACTGCTGTCCGCCAACCTGCGCGAAGTCTTCGGCAACCGCGACGCCGCCTCACGCCGCGCCGCGATCGAGCGCGTGTACGCCGAGGACGTGGTGTTCACCGATCCGGAGGGCGCGGTCACCGGGTGGGATGCACTGGAGGCGAAGGCCGCGGGGCTGCTCGCGGGAGCGCCGGAGTCGTTCGCCTTCGCGGAAGACGGTCCCGTGTACCTCGGGCCGTCGAGCGGTGCGCTCGCCTGGACGTTCGGGCCGGAGGGGGCGCCGGTCGCCCGCGGGATCGACGTCATCGAGGTGCGCGACGATCGCATCGTCGCGCTGCGCACGCTGCTCGCCTGA
- a CDS encoding ABC transporter ATP-binding protein: protein MSGMRGMAGGGGPGGRPRLGGGDADAQRALNATAPKIPHLFRRIVELFAPHRMAIGVTIVLVLVGAALTVIPPLLTERAFDHGLFPPGGTPNLPVLVEIVVLMLVVYVASALLGVWQTYLTASVGNKVMGALRVRLFSHLQAMELSFFTRTKTGIIQSRLQNDVGGVASVLTNTMSSILGNTVTVIAALVAMLLLNWQLTIVAVVLMPILVIAQRRVGQVRARIATKTQESLSDMTAITQETLSVSGILLSKSFNRQAAEVERYSDENRNQIRLQVSQAMSGQWFFAMVNVFLSAIPAIVYLVSGWLILGGAPDITAGTIVAFTTVQARLLFPLLALMRVALDLQTSGALFARIFEYLDLKPAIADRPDAAPVDPARDLGRIEFDHVVFRYPDAREGERNTLDDVSFVIRPGEFAAFVGPSGAGKTTVSYLIPRFYDATSGSIRFGDTDVRDLQQESLVSHIGVVSQETYLFHATIAENLRYARPDATDEELEQAARQANIHDTIAGFPDGYRTIVGERGYRLSGGEKQRIAIARVLLKDPEVLILDEATSALDTISERVVQQALDAASSGRTTIAIAHRLSTIVSADVIFVIDHGQVVEQGTHRELLDLGGVYSRLYREQTESSVLEE from the coding sequence ATGAGCGGGATGCGCGGGATGGCGGGCGGCGGCGGACCGGGCGGCCGTCCCCGCCTCGGCGGCGGGGACGCCGACGCGCAGCGGGCGCTCAACGCCACCGCTCCGAAGATCCCGCACCTCTTCCGGCGCATCGTCGAACTGTTCGCGCCGCACCGGATGGCGATCGGCGTCACCATCGTCCTCGTGCTCGTCGGGGCCGCGCTGACCGTCATCCCGCCGCTGCTCACCGAGCGGGCTTTCGACCACGGGCTGTTCCCGCCCGGCGGCACGCCGAACCTCCCCGTGCTGGTCGAGATCGTCGTCCTCATGCTCGTCGTGTACGTGGCGTCGGCGCTGCTCGGCGTCTGGCAGACGTACCTGACCGCGTCGGTCGGCAACAAGGTGATGGGTGCGCTGCGCGTCCGCCTGTTCTCGCACCTGCAGGCGATGGAGCTGAGCTTCTTCACGCGCACCAAGACGGGCATCATCCAGTCGCGCCTGCAGAACGACGTCGGCGGGGTGGCGAGCGTGCTCACCAACACGATGTCGAGCATCCTGGGCAACACCGTCACGGTGATCGCCGCACTGGTGGCGATGCTGCTGCTCAACTGGCAGCTGACCATCGTGGCCGTCGTGCTCATGCCGATCCTGGTGATCGCGCAGCGCCGGGTCGGGCAGGTGCGCGCCCGCATCGCCACCAAGACGCAGGAGTCGCTGTCGGACATGACGGCGATCACGCAGGAGACGCTGAGCGTCTCCGGCATCCTGCTGTCGAAGAGCTTCAACCGCCAGGCGGCCGAGGTCGAGCGCTACTCCGACGAGAACCGCAACCAGATCCGGCTGCAGGTGTCGCAGGCGATGAGCGGCCAGTGGTTCTTCGCGATGGTCAACGTGTTCCTCTCCGCGATCCCGGCGATCGTCTACCTCGTGTCGGGCTGGCTGATCCTGGGCGGTGCGCCCGACATCACCGCGGGAACCATCGTCGCCTTCACCACGGTGCAGGCCCGGCTGCTCTTCCCGCTGCTCGCGCTGATGCGCGTCGCGCTCGACCTGCAGACCTCCGGGGCCTTGTTCGCGCGCATCTTCGAGTACCTCGACCTGAAGCCGGCCATCGCCGACCGCCCCGACGCCGCCCCGGTCGACCCGGCGCGCGACCTCGGGCGGATCGAGTTCGACCACGTCGTGTTCCGCTACCCGGACGCGCGCGAGGGCGAGCGCAACACGCTCGACGACGTCTCCTTCGTCATCCGGCCGGGCGAGTTCGCGGCCTTCGTCGGCCCGAGCGGCGCGGGCAAGACGACGGTCTCGTACCTGATCCCGCGGTTCTACGACGCCACCAGCGGCAGCATCCGCTTCGGCGACACGGACGTGCGCGACCTGCAGCAGGAGTCGCTGGTGTCGCATATCGGCGTCGTCAGCCAGGAGACCTACCTCTTCCACGCGACGATCGCCGAGAACCTCCGCTACGCGCGGCCGGACGCGACCGACGAGGAGCTGGAGCAGGCCGCCCGGCAGGCGAACATCCACGACACGATCGCGGGGTTCCCCGACGGCTACCGGACCATCGTCGGCGAGCGCGGCTACCGCCTCTCCGGCGGCGAGAAGCAGCGCATCGCGATCGCCCGGGTGCTGCTGAAGGACCCCGAGGTGCTCATCCTCGACGAGGCGACCAGCGCGCTCGACACGATCTCGGAGCGGGTCGTGCAGCAGGCGCTGGATGCGGCCTCCAGCGGGCGCACGACGATCGCGATCGCGCACCGGCTCTCCACGATCGTCTCCGCGGACGTCATCTTCGTCATCGACCACGGCCAGGTGGTCGAGCAGGGCACGCATCGCGAGCTGCTCGACCTCGGCGGCGTGTACTCGCGGCTCTACCGCGAGCAGACCGAGAGCAGCGTGCTCGAGGAGTAG